Genomic segment of Streptomyces alboniger:
GTCGAGCAGCCGCCGGGAGATGTCGCCCTCCGGGGAATCCTCCTGCGCGCTCGGCCGGACAGTGCTGCTCGCCATGGTGCGGCTCCTTGACTCGGACGTCAGGGCAAGGACCGCGACGCCCGCCTCGCGGCACGCCACGACCCCCTTGTTAGACAGACCGTATAACAAGGGGGTCGGGTAGGCCTACCCTCAAGTAGGCACGAGTGAGGCGGGATGCGGGAGTTACGTGCGGGTCAGCTGCTCGGGCTCGGCGGCCGTCCACGTGATCCGCGTACTGCACGCGCAGACGACGAGCGCCGACGCGGCGACCGCCGCGAAGCCCCAGACCAGGCTGCTCGCGCCCGCGATGAAGCCGATCAGCGGTGGCCCGGCCAGCAGACCCGTGGTCCCCATGGCGGCGACGAGCGTCAGCGAGTCGGAGCCCTGCCCGGCCGCGGCCACGTAGACGCACGGGGTGACGGCCGCGATGCCGAGGCCCACGCAGGCGAAGCCGAGCAGCGCGGGGACCAGACCGCCGCTGAGCAGGGCGAGGAGCAGGCCCACGCCCGCCAGCGCGCTGCCGGCCAGGACGACGCGGCCGTCGCCCCAGCGGCCGCGCCATCCGTCGGCGAAGAGCCGGGCCACGACCATCATTCCGGAGACGACGGCGATGCCCAGGGGCGCCAGCTCGGCGGAGGCGTCGGTGACGTCCTCCAGATAGAGCGCCGACCAGTCGTTCATCGCACCTTCGGTCACGGTGCCGAACGCCATCGCGACACACATCCACAGCGTCACGCGGGAGGGCGCGGTCCACTTCCCGGCGCGCTTCTTCTTCTTCTGCCCTGTCTCCGCCGGGAGTTGATCGTCCGTCAGCAGCCCGGTACGCGCGTACGCCACCAGCAGGAGCAGGATCGCGGCGGCCGCGGTGAAGTGGACGGCCACCGCCGACGTGACCGCGTTCATGCCGGAGGCGAGCAGCGCCGCGAGCAGGGAGCCGCCGCTGAACGTGGCGTGCAGCCGGGCCATGGTGTTGCGCTCGAATCTGGTTTCGAGGGCAGCGCCTTGGGCGTTCATGGCGACGTTGAGGCAGCCCACGAGGACGCCGTCGACGCACATGACCAGCAGGGCGACGGGGTAGTTCGGCGCCGCGGCGAGGGCCGGGAGCAGCAGGGCCAGGCAGAGCGCCGACAGGAGCGCGAGGCGCTGGGAGCCGAGGTGCCGCATCAGCGCCGCGACCACGGGGAAGGACACCGCGGCGCCGACGCCCGCGGCCATCAGCAGGACGCCGACCTCCGCCGCGCTCAGACCGAGGCCGCTCTTGAGAGCGGGGATCCGGGATGCCCAGGTGGCGTACTGGAAGCCGAGCGAGCAGAACAGGGCGGCGATCGCCAATTGGCCCCGATGGAAAGGATCACGTACGCGGAGCACCGACATCAGCCCACTTCTCTGTTTCTCTGCGCGGTGCCGGTCCGGCCGGCACCGTCATGGACATGTACACAGCGGTCGGGCCGTATCCGGCCGGCGGCACGGCCCCGCGCCCGGTGGTGAAGCCGCGGGCCGACCAGAACGTCTCGCTGCCGCCGACAGCCACCAGGGAGATCTGCTCGTAGCCGTGCGAACGGGCCGTCGCGGTCAGGTGGTTGAGGAGGTGGCGCGCGAGGCCCCGGTGCCGCAGGTCCTCCGCGACGACGATGTCGTGCAGATGGAGATTGCGCGAGGTGGGCGTCGGCTCGTCGTCGGTGGCGCCCAGCTGCGGGTAGGCGGATTCCGGGTAGGGCAGGGCCAGCAGGTAGCCCGCGAGGCGCCCGCTCAGGTCCAGCGCGAAGCAGGTGGCCGGCGACGCGTGCGCCTTGGCCTCCAGCGCGGCCCGCCCCTCCGACAGGCCGAGGCGGTGGTAGGCGCGGTGTTCGAGGAGGGCGATGCCGTCCCAGTCGCCGTCGGCGACGGGGCGTGTCCGTATCTCGTGGTTCACGCGTCGCCGCCGTCTATCCAGGTGTACGGGAGCGGGCTGAAGCCGTTGAAGCCCCGCGTCATGTAGCTGGTCGCGTACGCGCCGCAGGACAGCACCCATACGGGGTCGCCGGAGGCCAGCGCCTTGGGCACCTGGATCAGGCCGTGTTCGTGCGAGAAGGCGTCGTCGCTGTCGCAGGTGGGGCCGGCCACTACGGCCGGCACCGACTCGGCATCGCGGTGCGAGGGGAAGACCAGGCGGTACTGCACCTGGTCCATCTCGTACAGGCCGTTGAACTTGCCGCAGCTCAGATACAGCCAGTACTGGCGCTCGCCGCCGGGGCCGCGCCGCGCGGAGAGCCGGGAGACGTGCGCGCGGATGGCGCCCTGGTCGGCGACGAGATAGCGGCCGGGTTCGACGACGTAGCCGAGCCGGTGGCCGCGGATCCCGCTCAGGCGTGCCATGCCGTCGCGGATCACGGCGAAGATCTTGTCCATCGGGGGATCGAGGGCTCTGCCCCGCTGATCGCGGTAGCCGAGGGCGGGCAGGCCGCCGCCGAGGTTGACGTGGTCCAGGCAGATGCCGCGCCGGCCGAGGGCGACGAGGACGTCCGCGATGCGGTCGAACGCCTCGTGCCAGGCGTCGGCCGACATCTGCTGGGAGCCGACGTGCACGGACAGACCGGCGGGGGTCAGCCCCAGCTCGCGCGCCCTGTCCAGCACGGCGACGGCGTCGGCGGGCGAACATCCGTACTTGTGACTGAGCCCCCAGAGCGCGCCCTCGCCGGTGGTGGCGATGCGGCAGAACACCCGGGCGCCCGGGGCGTGTTCCGCGATGGCGGTGACGTCCTCCAGGCTGTCGGTCGCGAAGTCCCCGATGCCGAGGCGGTGTGCGTCGGCGATGTTGTCGTCGGACTTGACGGTGTTGCCGTAGTGCATCCTGGCGGGCGGCACCCCGGCGCGCAGGGCCTGTGCCACTTCGTGGGGGCTCGCCGCGTCGACGCCGCAGCCCCGCCGGGCCAGGCGGGCGAGGACCTCGTCCACCGGGCAGGCCTTCATGGCGAAGCGGACGGCGACGCCGGGCAGTTCGCGGCGCAGGGTGTCGTAGCGCTCCTCGATGCCGGGGAGGTCGAAGACGATCTGGTCCTCGGCCGCGTTCGCCAGGGCGTCGAGGAGCGGGACGGTGTCGTGCGTCATCGTGGCACTCAAGTGGGCCGCCCCGCCGACAGGAGCGGACCGGTGTCCTTGCTCGCCCGCACCAGGGGCTCCCAGGCCTCGGTCAGCAGCGCGAAGTCCTCGATGTCGCCGCGCGCCTCGTCCAGGAGGCGTTCGCGGCGGGTGGCGAGGAGGTCGGCGAACCGGGCGTATCTGCCGCCGAGTCTGCGGTAGGCGGCGTCGACGCGGTCCAGGCGGTGCACGTTCTCGGCGCGGTCGAGCGTGGCGCTCTGCCGGGCGAGGGCGCTGATGACGGCCCCGCGCACCTGGCCCCCGTCGTCGAGGAGCGCCTCACCGGCCGCGGCCATCCGCTCGTAGACGTGGTTGAAGTAGAGCATCGACAGGAAGAACTTGACGAAGCGCGTCTGGTACGCGACGAAGCCGGCGTCGGTCCTGCGTTCCGCGGTGTAGAAGTTGACGATGTTGCGGTTGTGCAGGACACCGGGAAGCGCCGCGTCGTGGACCAGGTGGATGAGGAAGTAGTCGCTGCCGATGGTGTCGGTGGCGGGCGGCAGCGGTACGCGTTCGTGGACGCCGTGGAAGCTGATGTTGCACATGTCCACGCGCATCGGGTCGACCAGCGTCAGGGTCGCCCGGTCGCCCGTGAACGCCTCCGTACCGGCGCCCCTGAAGGAGTCGTCGACGAGGTCCCGCTTCTGCTCGTCCGACCAGTGGCCGGGTGCCCAGAGGCTGACCACGTCGTAGTAGGCCTCGGGGTCGAGATCCCGTATCTCGCCGATGTCCACGGACAGCTCCCCGACGAAGGAGCTGGCGACCATCGCGACGCGCTTGTGGGCGTGCCGCTGGTCGAGGGCGGTCTCGACGGCGCCGTGCGCGGCGTCGGCGGCGCGCTTGCCGAGCGAGGTCAGTTCGTGGTGGACGGGGTAGACGGGCTCCCCGTCGGCGAGTTGGTAGCGGCTGTCGGAGTCCCTGCGGTGGACGGACTCGCAGCCGAGCGCGGCGGCGATCAGGAACGCGCGGTTGGTGCAGGCGCCGTAGGAGAGCCCGGCCGGGAGCATCAGCTCCAGCATCAGCTCGGGCTTGGCGACCTCGGCCCGGTCGATGACCCGGCGCAGGAAGGCTCGCTGCGCCGCCTCGCCGAGGTGGTGGGTGATGACGTGCGGGACCTCGCCCAGGGCGTGGACGGCCCGGGTGTGGGCGGCGAAGGTGTCCGCGTCGGAGGAGTCGAGGATCAGCAGGTGGACCTCGACGTCGAAGTGCGCGGCGGCGTAGGCCGCTTCCCCGCCGATCGCCGCGATCGTCTCCGGGCAGGCCCGGTTGGTGGGGAGGGTCAGACAGACACGGCGCATGCGGCTTCCCCGATCGGCTGGTCGGAGTGGACGCCGGGGGAAGCGGCGTCGGCGGACTGTCCGGTCCAGGACGTGAGGCCCAGCAGCTTCTCGCCGAGGTCGTTCAGCGTGGCGGTGCCGTAGCGCAGGGACTCGTGCTTGTCGGCGTCGCCGAGGAGCGTGGCGTTCCAGTCCGGGGTGGTGAGGTGACGCCAGGAGTCGACGCGGGAGCGGCGCAGCTCCTCGTGGGTCTCCAGCGCGGGCATCATCGACAGGTACTGGACGGCGCGCACCCCGTTCGCCGAGGTGTTGGGGGCCACGCCGTGCGCGAGGAGACCGTTCCAGATCAGCAGGTCGCCGGCCTCCAGTTCGGGCCGGACGACGGGCATGTCGTCCTGGTCGATCGCCGGGCGGATCGGGTCGCGGTCGTCCGGCTGGAGGGCCTTCCACCGGTCGAAGCGGCGGAACAGTTCGGGGCAGCACTGGAAGCCGCCGTGCTCGTGCCGGGTGTCGTCCAGGGCGATGATGCCCTGCACCCGCTGGGGCAGCACGCCGAGGGTGGTGTCGACGTCCCAGTGGAGGTTGATGTCGAACCCGCGCTCGGTGGGGGCGATCAGGGAGCGGGAGCGGTTCTTGACGTTGGGGGGATTGAGGTTGAGCCGGTCCAGGGTGACCCACAGCTCGTCGCAGTCCCATACGTCGGTGAACGCCTCGTAGACCCGCCGCGTCTGCCGGCTGTCCCAGATGAGCTGGTGGTGGTAGGCCTCGACGAAGCCGTAGACGTGCAGCTCGCGGTCGAGGTCGGAACGGAACGCGCGCTCCTCGTACCAGGTCTCCGGGCGGCCCCGGTCGAGCCCCTGGAACTCCCAGGCGAAGTCCAGCAGGTCCTTGGCCGCCCCGGTGGGGATCGCCTGCTTCACGACGACGTAGCCGTACGTCTGCCAGAAGGCGAAGTCCTCCTCGGACAGCACCTTGAGCGGCTGTGTCTTGGTCAGGTCCCGCAGCTGTGTCCGCGCCAGGTACGTCTCGCCGTCGGCGCTGAAGTACGGGACGGCGGAGGGGGCTCGGTGGAGGTAGGGGTCGGAAGCTGGCATGGGGGCTCCAAGGATCGGTTTCGTCTGAAGGCGGGCGCGGCGGCGCCTGTCACATCCGCCCCTCGTCGAACTTACGTGCCACCAAAATGGACTAGACCAACTCGCGCTGTCAACAATTGACTTGGGCGCCTTGTCGAGCAAAACACCGATATTCGCCCCCGGTTCACGCGCCCGCCATATGAGGGTGGAGCGAAAATTCTGTCTTCAACTGCCGTGCCTACCACAGCAGTTGTCGTCGAGAGTCGGTACGAACGTGCATTGACGCGTTGCGGTGCCCGGTTCAGGGTGTTGCCCACATCGAACCCGCGCACCCGAAGAAGGTTTCTCATGCGAAGACGTGCTTTTGTCCAAGGACTCGCCACCGCCGGAGCGGGACTGGCCCTTCCCGCATCCCTGGCGGGCCGGGCCGCGGCCCGGCCCGCGCCGGCCGCCGCGTCCTGGCGGGAAGTCCCCGCCCCCGCCGGGACACCGGCCGCGCGCCTCTACGGCGTGGCCGCCGCGGGACCCGGCCTGGCCTGGGCCGTCGGCCAGGAGGACATCGACAACACCAAGCGGGGTGCCGCCGTCGCCCGGCACTGGGACGGCACGGCCTGGTTACCGACCGACCTGTCCCACCTGACGTACACCACTTTGCGGGCCGTCGCCGTCAGCCCCTCGGGCGGGGCGGCCTGGGCCGTGGGCACCGACGCCGCGGGCCACGACCAGCTCCTCGCCTGGGACGGCACGACCTGGCGGGAGACCTCCTTTCCCGGACGCGGCGAGGCGGGAACGCGGCTGACGGATGTCGCCGCCGCGCCCGACGGCCGGTTCTGGGTGTCCGGGCGGCACGGCGACCGCGCGGGGCTGCTGCGCGGCGACGGCAAGACGTGGCGCTGGTGCCGGCCGCTGCCGGACGAGGCCGCGCCCACCCCGGACGGCGTGCACGTCACGCCCGGCGGGGAGGTGTGGGTCTTCGGCGACGTCATCGCCCGCTACGACGGCGCCTGGACGGTGATACCCCGCCTGCTCGGCATCCGCGCCTCGGTGTCCGGCCTGCTGCCCGTCGCCCACGACGACATCTGGCTGACCGGCTGGGCCTACGGCATCGGCGGGCCGCCCGGAAAGCCGCCGGGGGTCCGCCTCGAACACTGGGACGGCACGCAGTGGAACGGCGTGAAGGGGCCCTTCGGCGTCGGGATGCTGACCTCGATCGTGGGGGACGCGGACGGCAAGCCGGACCGGATCTCGGGCTGGGACTTCTGGGACGACAAGCGCGCGCACTACCTGCGCTGGGACGGCACGGCCTGGGCGAGTGAGCGGGGCCCGCAGTCGAACTCCACGGTGCTGCCCGTGGCGCTCGCGCGGATCCCCGGCACGGACGGCGGCCTCTGGTCGGTCGGCACGACCTCCTTCTACCCGAACCCACCGGCCCAGATCCGCGTCGAACGCTTCGGCTGACGGCGTCCCGGGCCGGCCGGACCCTGGCCCGGACCCGGCCGGCCCGCTAGGGCGTGTCCGCAAAGTCCCGCCTGCGCCGCGACGCCCGCCCTGCGGGCGAACGACGGCACTTTACGGACACGCCCTAGCCGCGCGGTGTGATGCTGAAGTCGAACGCGACCGTTCCGGGATCGATCGCCGTCACGCCGCCGTCCACGGTCAGCGCCGCGCCGTTGACGAACGACGCCGCGGGCGACAGCAGCCAGCTGATCGCCTCGGACACCTCCTCCGGCCGCCCGGGGCGGCCGGCGGGGATCAGCCGCGCCGCCTCCTCGTACGCCGCGTCGCTGCCGCCCTCCCCGAGACCGGCCTCCTCGGCGAACCGCGTCATCCGGCGGTCGGCCATCTCGGTCCGCACCCAGCTGGGGCACACCGTGTTGGCGCGCAGCCCGTCCTTGCCGTAGTCGACGGCGAGGGAGCGGCACAGCTGGAGGAGCGCCGCCTTCGACGTCGCGTACGCCGCGTTCGCCACGCCGTTGCGCAGCGCGGCCACCGAGGCGACCGCGACGACCGAGCCGCGCGCCGCAAGCAGGTGCGGCAGCGCGGCCCGCAGCAGGAGGAACGGGCCGGTGAGGTTGGTGCGCATCACCAGCTCCCAGTCCTCGTCGGTGATGTCGCCGACCGCGCCGCTGCGCCCGACCCCGGCGTTGAGCACGAGCCCGTCGATCCGGCCGTACGCCGCCACGGTCGCGTCGACGAGACCGGCGACGCCCTCGGGGTCGCCCGCGTCCGCGGGGTGGGCGAGCGCCCCGGTCTCCTCGGCGATGCGGCGCAGCGGTTCGGGGCGGCGTCCCGAGACCACCACCTGGTGCCCCTCGGCCCGCAGTTGGCGGGCGGTGGCGGCACCGATGCCGGTCCCGCCGCCCGTGACGATGACAACTCGGCTCCCTGTCATGCCTGTTCAGCCTCCGAACGCAGTCGTGAGCACGTGGCGCGATCCCCCCGTGACATCGCCATGATCTTACGGAGAGGTCCGCTCACGACCGCGGCCGGATGGCCTGTTCGGGCCCGTCCGACGGGCAGGCCCTACGCCCCGCTCACTCGTCGATCGCCGCGCCGAACGCCGCCCCCGTGCCCGGCGCGCCCAGCGACGAACCGCCGTACGTCCAGGACCCCGTGGCGGTGACGCCGCCGGTGCCGGCCGACAGGACCCACACCACGCCGTCCCCGGCGTTCTCACCGGGCGCGGCCGCGAGGAGGCCGAAGCGGCCGTCGTTGTTCGGGTCCGAGAGCCGCACCTGCGCGCCCCACTTGTCACCCTTCTCGGGCACGCCCGGGATGTCCGCGGAGTCCTGGTCCCACGACGTGGCACCGGTCGCCGTCATGCCGTTCTCGGAACCGCGCAGCACCCACACCGCGCCCGCGTCGGCGACGGTGCCGATGTCCTCGCCGGGCGCGCCGATCGCCACGTCCGCGTAGCCGTCGCCGTTGGTGTCCGCGACGGACAGGTCGGCGCCCCAGCCGTCACCGCGCTCGGGGTTGCCGGGCACGCCCGTGGAGCCCTGCGTCCACCACTTGGCCTCCTCGCCGAGGCCCTCCGCGGTGCCGTAGCGCACGCCGACCAGGCCGCCGGTCATCGTCTCGCCGCCGTCGTCCGGGGAGGCGGGCTCGCCGGTCACCAGGTCGTCGTAGCCGTCGTTGTTGATGTCACCGGACGCGGCCGCGGGGCCGCCGCGCAGTTCGCCCTCGTACGTGAGCCCTTCGGCGCGCCCCGAGAAGTGCAGGGACCAGCCGTGGCCCGGCTCCTCCTCGCCCACGGTCACGCCCGAGACGACGAGGTCGGCGTAGCCGTTGTCGTCGTAGTCGCCGGTGGTGAGGGACTTCGGCCGGATGGCCCGCTCCTCGGCGGCCGCGGCGAGCCGCTGGGTGTCCTGGCGGCGCAGCGGTGCCTGGCCGGGCTGCGGCGAGGCGTCGTACACGAACAGTTCCAGCCCGTCGCGGTCCAGTACGGCGAGCACGTCGCCCGGCGTGTCGCCGGTGAGGTGCGCCGCGGCGAGGCTCGCGCCGAACTGCTCGCCCGCGGTGGGTTCCTGGGACTGGAGCCAGTCGCTGGCCGAGCCGGTGAGCCCGGCCTTGGAGCCCCACAGGATCGCGACGCCACCGGCGTCCGCCCGGCCGTCGAGGTCCTCGCCGGGGATGCCGACGATCGCGTCGTCGAAGCCGTCGCCGTCCAGGTCGCCCGTGGCGACGGCCTTGCCGAAGCCGTCGCCCGCCTCGGCGGCGCCCGCGACCCCGGACGTGGACTGGCTGAACCGGCCGACGTCGGTCGTGCCGATGCCTCTGGTCGAGCCGTACTGGACCGTGACGAGCCCCGCGCCCTTGTGGCCGCTGACGGTGGCGCCCGGGGCGCCGACCAGCACGTCTTCGTACCCGTCGCCGTTGAAGTCGCTGTTGCGGTCGTCGGCGTGCGTACCCCCGGGGGTGCCGGCGAAGGCGGCGGGGGCGGTGGCGATGCCGGCCCCGGTCAGCAGAAGGAACGAGGCCGCGGCGAGGGCGGCCGAACGGTTCTTGCGCACGAGCGGCTCCTGTCAAGGAAGGTGGCCGGGCAGGCGCGGGGGTGTGCCGGAAAGGGCCCGTTCCTTGTCCGGCGCCCTGTTCGACACGGGATGGGGGACAAGGGTTGTACGAGAGTTCACTTCCAGCCGTACGCGTAGGCCGCGACCCAGGTGATCTCCAGCTGCGCGCTGCTGCCGGGCGCCGCCCCGGGCCCTTCCAGCGCGCTCTCGTTCTGCATGACCCAGGACAGGGGCCGGTCCGGCACGTCCCTCGTGTCGTGCCCGATCTCCCGGCCGTCGACGAAGAACCGCACGTGGCCGGGGGTCCACTCGGTCGACACGGTGTGCCATTCGGTCCAGTCGTCGGCGCCGCGGAACGAGCCCTGGCCGCCTCCCCCGCAGGGGTGGTGGAAGGCGCTGAGCGCCCCGGTCCACTCGCCCTCGGGGTGGTCCATCTCGCAGCCCCCGCCGTAGTGCAGCCAGGCCGACTTGTAGCCGGGGGCCTGCTTGGTCACCTTGATGCGGGCGCTGTACTTGCCGTACTTCATCTGCATGACGGCGCGCGGTACGACCGCCGCGGCGTGGACGGGCCCTCCGTCGGCGGGCCGCCACATCCGGATACGCATCCGGCCGTCGCCGTTCTCCGCGGGGCCCACGCTCACGGTGTCCTCGGGGTGGTAGACACCGGCGACGGCACGGGCCCGGTCATTCGCCGTGTCGCGCCAACCGGTCGGGTACGCCCACCAGTTGTCGCGGTACTCACCCTTCAGGCCCGCGCAGTACGCGGCGGAGGTGTCCGCGTGGTGGTCGCAGTCGCTGAACGCGCCCAGCGGCATCCGGTCGCCGTTGAAGTCCTCGGCCATGACCTGCCAGAAGGGCCCGCAGTCGCCGCGCGGCAGCGAGGTGCCCATGTCGCGGCAGGCGTCGGCCGACACCGGTGCGCCTCCCGCGCCCGGTATGGACAGCAGGGCGACGAGCAGCGTCACGCCGAGCGCACCGAGCACGAGCGGCCTGCGCCGTCCCGCCGCCGCGTGTGATCCCATCGCGCTGCCTCCGCTCCACGGACGCCCCCAGAGAGGGGCCATCCTGGCGGAGCGCGCACCGCTCCGCCAGCTTTTCCGGGGAACCCGGCGCACAGCCCGGACACCCCCCGAACGCGCCCCGCGGAGCCGACGACTCGTCCTTTGCGGTGTTCTTCGTATGGATGAACGGATCGGTTCAACGGCACCGGCCCTCCCCCGTGCGAGCCTCCTCCACGTCTCTTTGACCCCATGAGGAGCTGATGTGCACGTGACCTCCCCTTCCTTCATCCAGTCCGGGATGAGGTATCTCTGTCTCCTCGGCCTCGTGGCCGGAAGCGGCCTGTCGGCCGTGCCCGCCGCGCACGCCAAGCCGGGCCCCGCGCCGGACAGGGCCGCCGCGGCCGCCGCAGCGAAGCCCCTGCCCGGGGGGCTCGGCCCGTGTGTGCCGGGCAACTGCCCGCCCGACGGCTACCCGCCCGTCCACAACGGGGCGATCCGGTGGCGCGACGCCGGCATCAACATGTACGTGGGCAAGGACTTCCTCGTCCGCGAGCGGGCCGCGGAGGCCGAGGGGCGTGTCGTCGTCCTCGGCGACTTCGACCAGGACAAGGCGACGGGCTTCAGCGCCGTCTACAACGTCGGCGAGGCCGGTGTCGGCTCCCGCGTGGCGCCTCCGGTGGGCTCGGACTGGCTCACCACCGGAGGGGACGTGAGGGTCGGCGCCGGGGAGCGGCTGCTCGCCGAGGGCGGTGTCGTGCGCCATGCCGGCGACGCCTCCGGCAGGATCCTCGGCACCCTGCGCAAGGACCCCGACGCGGCCGCCCCGTACGCTCCGCTGCGGGACGAACTGACGGAGGCCAGCCAGTGCTACGCCCACCCCGGGGGCGGTACGCGCACGCCCACCGGCACGGTCGTGCACGCGGGCGGCGAGACGCTGTTCACCGGTGACGGCATCTCCGCGCTCCAGGTCTTCAACGTCGACTTCGACCTGATGAGCGGCAGCGGCGGCCAGGAGGGCATCCGCTTCGCGGGCATCCCGGACGGCGCCACCGTACTGGTCAATGTGCTCGGCACGGCCCGTACCATCAACACCTACAGCGGCACCATCGACGACAGCAGCCCGTTCAACCAGCTGCGCGGCCGTCTGCTGTGGAACTTCCCCGACGCCACGTCCGTCGAGTTCAAGGGCACCGGCCAGTTCCAGGGCAGCGTCCTGGTCGGAAACCAGCGCTCCATGACGACGGTCAGCGTGCCGGGCATGAACGGCCGCTTCTTCACCACCGGCTCGCTCACCCACACCAGTTCGGCGTCGGGTGGCGGGGGCCAGGAGTTCCACAACTACCCCTTCGACGGGGACCTGCCCGACTGCGGCGACCCCGTCACCACCGGCCAGGTCGAGGTCGTCAAGAAGGACGAGGACGACGGGGACCGGCTCGCGGGCGCCGAGTTCGAGCTGTGGCGGGAGTCCAACGGCGTCGACGGCTTGCAGACCCGCGGCGACGACGCCGACACGAAGGTCGGCGGCGACTGCGTCACCGAGGCGGCCGGCACGTGCGCACGCACGGTGCCGCTCGGCACGTACTACTGGCGCGAGACCAAGGCCCCGAGCGGCTACGAGCTTCCCGCGCCGAACGTGTTCGGCCCGCTGGAGCTGACCGCGGCGAACGCCTCCGACGGCGTGTCGGTCACGGCGACGAACGAGAAGGAGGACGACGACGTCACGGAGGGCGACGTCACCGTCGTGAAGAAGGACAAGAAGACGGGCCTGCCGCTCGCCGGTGCCGTCTTCCAGCTGTGGCGCGAGACCAACGGCACCCCGGGCCTCCAGCGGCGCGGCACGGACCCCGACACCGCGACGGGCGCGCCGTGCACGACGGGCTCCGCGGGCCGGTGCCGCACGAGCGTCCCCCTCGGGACGTACTACTGGGTCGAGACGAAGGCGCCGGACGGCTATGTCCTTCCCGACCCGGCGGTCTTCGGTCCGCTGGTCCTGACCGAGGCGAGCGCCTCGGGCGGCGTGTCCGTCGAGGCGTTCAACGCCACGCGGGACGAGCCCACCACGACGGGCAGGCTCACGGTCCTGAAGAAGGACAAGAAGACGAACAAGCCGCTGGCCGGTGCCGTCTTCCAGCTGTGGCGCGAGACCAACGGCACCCCGGGCCTCCAGACGACGGGCGGTCGCCGGGACAGCCTCGTCGACCGGGGCTGTGCGACGGACGGCCGGGGCCGGTGCGAGTTCCAGGGGCTCGACCTCGGCTCGTACTACCTCAAGGAGACCGCCGTTCCCGACGGTTACGTGCTGCCCCGCAAGACGGTGAGCGGACCGCACGAAGTCACCAGGGGCAATGCCGCCACGGGCGTCACGGTGAAGCTCACCAACGAGCGCGGCGGAGGCAAGAAGGGCAAGTAGGAGCATGCGAGGCGTGACGGAACCGGGTACGGGTGGTGTCAGCCGCCCGTACCCGGTTTCGTCCCCCAGATGAACAGGTGGTCGTCCTTCTTCAGGAGCCGGTACAGCCGCTCGGCGTCGCCCAGCGCGAGGTTCACGCAGCCGCCCGAGCCGGAGGAGAAGAGGTCCGAGCGGGTGCCGTGCAGGGCCTGGCCGCCGTTGAAGAACTGCGCGAACGGCATGGGGACGTTGTAGAGGGTGGAGAAGTGGTCGCGGTTCTTCCAGTAGACGCGATGCCATCCGCGCCGGGTCTCCAGTCCGTCGCGGCCGCTGCGGACCGGCACGGGGTCGAAGACCAGTCGGCGTCCGGTCTGTGTCCACAGGAT
This window contains:
- a CDS encoding MFS transporter, whose translation is MSVLRVRDPFHRGQLAIAALFCSLGFQYATWASRIPALKSGLGLSAAEVGVLLMAAGVGAAVSFPVVAALMRHLGSQRLALLSALCLALLLPALAAAPNYPVALLVMCVDGVLVGCLNVAMNAQGAALETRFERNTMARLHATFSGGSLLAALLASGMNAVTSAVAVHFTAAAAILLLLVAYARTGLLTDDQLPAETGQKKKKRAGKWTAPSRVTLWMCVAMAFGTVTEGAMNDWSALYLEDVTDASAELAPLGIAVVSGMMVVARLFADGWRGRWGDGRVVLAGSALAGVGLLLALLSGGLVPALLGFACVGLGIAAVTPCVYVAAAGQGSDSLTLVAAMGTTGLLAGPPLIGFIAGASSLVWGFAAVAASALVVCACSTRITWTAAEPEQLTRT
- a CDS encoding GNAT family N-acetyltransferase, with amino-acid sequence MNHEIRTRPVADGDWDGIALLEHRAYHRLGLSEGRAALEAKAHASPATCFALDLSGRLAGYLLALPYPESAYPQLGATDDEPTPTSRNLHLHDIVVAEDLRHRGLARHLLNHLTATARSHGYEQISLVAVGGSETFWSARGFTTGRGAVPPAGYGPTAVYMSMTVPAGPAPRRETEKWADVGAPRT
- a CDS encoding type III PLP-dependent enzyme codes for the protein MTHDTVPLLDALANAAEDQIVFDLPGIEERYDTLRRELPGVAVRFAMKACPVDEVLARLARRGCGVDAASPHEVAQALRAGVPPARMHYGNTVKSDDNIADAHRLGIGDFATDSLEDVTAIAEHAPGARVFCRIATTGEGALWGLSHKYGCSPADAVAVLDRARELGLTPAGLSVHVGSQQMSADAWHEAFDRIADVLVALGRRGICLDHVNLGGGLPALGYRDQRGRALDPPMDKIFAVIRDGMARLSGIRGHRLGYVVEPGRYLVADQGAIRAHVSRLSARRGPGGERQYWLYLSCGKFNGLYEMDQVQYRLVFPSHRDAESVPAVVAGPTCDSDDAFSHEHGLIQVPKALASGDPVWVLSCGAYATSYMTRGFNGFSPLPYTWIDGGDA
- a CDS encoding DUF6271 family protein, translating into MRRVCLTLPTNRACPETIAAIGGEAAYAAAHFDVEVHLLILDSSDADTFAAHTRAVHALGEVPHVITHHLGEAAQRAFLRRVIDRAEVAKPELMLELMLPAGLSYGACTNRAFLIAAALGCESVHRRDSDSRYQLADGEPVYPVHHELTSLGKRAADAAHGAVETALDQRHAHKRVAMVASSFVGELSVDIGEIRDLDPEAYYDVVSLWAPGHWSDEQKRDLVDDSFRGAGTEAFTGDRATLTLVDPMRVDMCNISFHGVHERVPLPPATDTIGSDYFLIHLVHDAALPGVLHNRNIVNFYTAERRTDAGFVAYQTRFVKFFLSMLYFNHVYERMAAAGEALLDDGGQVRGAVISALARQSATLDRAENVHRLDRVDAAYRRLGGRYARFADLLATRRERLLDEARGDIEDFALLTEAWEPLVRASKDTGPLLSAGRPT
- a CDS encoding phytanoyl-CoA dioxygenase family protein, which gives rise to MPASDPYLHRAPSAVPYFSADGETYLARTQLRDLTKTQPLKVLSEEDFAFWQTYGYVVVKQAIPTGAAKDLLDFAWEFQGLDRGRPETWYEERAFRSDLDRELHVYGFVEAYHHQLIWDSRQTRRVYEAFTDVWDCDELWVTLDRLNLNPPNVKNRSRSLIAPTERGFDINLHWDVDTTLGVLPQRVQGIIALDDTRHEHGGFQCCPELFRRFDRWKALQPDDRDPIRPAIDQDDMPVVRPELEAGDLLIWNGLLAHGVAPNTSANGVRAVQYLSMMPALETHEELRRSRVDSWRHLTTPDWNATLLGDADKHESLRYGTATLNDLGEKLLGLTSWTGQSADAASPGVHSDQPIGEAACAVSV
- a CDS encoding SDR family NAD(P)-dependent oxidoreductase, producing the protein MTGSRVVIVTGGGTGIGAATARQLRAEGHQVVVSGRRPEPLRRIAEETGALAHPADAGDPEGVAGLVDATVAAYGRIDGLVLNAGVGRSGAVGDITDEDWELVMRTNLTGPFLLLRAALPHLLAARGSVVAVASVAALRNGVANAAYATSKAALLQLCRSLAVDYGKDGLRANTVCPSWVRTEMADRRMTRFAEEAGLGEGGSDAAYEEAARLIPAGRPGRPEEVSEAISWLLSPAASFVNGAALTVDGGVTAIDPGTVAFDFSITPRG